Genomic segment of Erigeron canadensis isolate Cc75 unplaced genomic scaffold, C_canadensis_v1 Conyza_canadensis_unscaffolded:39, whole genome shotgun sequence:
gagctttttaatatcaagattaattaaaaatcatttactTCGACTTCATGACAcaacttatttaggttgcacttaaGTTCAAACCAattcaattatgttgattttataacgaggTAAGACAAATAACTCACTAGTTGtacacctagcttattaccctatccgacCCATTAACCAACCTTTCAATCCCTAAGATCCGGTTACCACGTTCACTATCAAGACCTACTTAATTGACGAATTTGTATTcttattgtaaacaatcttgtctacCGATTTTACCAAACTattaacactttgaattctattatctattgtcGTTTATTATCTTGTTACCACAAGTTAACACCTATCAATTGTAGAAAAAATGATTGGTCAAAAATAGTTCTCGACAATTTATTGGTTCTCACAATAACcgtcctctatatatatatatatatagatatatagggatactcaaataagaacaattttaaaataagaacggtgagaacaccttaaaaacatcattttgatgcattaaaagtctataaaactgacatactgcataactaattatcattatttaagtgtttaataacacattgattcatcaaaatcaaaaaaatcacgttttttgttggatgcatcattttgatgaatatgcatccaaaatggatgcacaaaaaaaatgattatttcaattttggcggatgaatgtgttgttaaacacttaaataaagataattagttatgtactatgttaattttatggacttttaatgcatcaaaatgatgtttttaaggtgttctcaccgttcttattttaagagtgttctcaccggagtgttaccctatatactAATGGATGTGAAAAACCACCGTAATGTGTAATCTATGTTTGAAGATAACGTGGCCCAAAATTGAGCTTTCCAGCATCGCCAGAAGCCCAGAATAACTGGCCCAAACACCACACGTTTATACGTACGTGAATACGTTATACGTCATTGCAAAAACATACGAAATTAAAAGAATGACCatttatgttaaaaacttaaaatacacATACCATAATTTAGCTGTTAATCATTTTATCATCAACATAGTCGTGTTATTACTGATCAGAGGTTGAATATTTATACAAGAGGATAACCAACTTAGCTGTAACAAACTTCTAATACAAACAATATTATTCTTAACACCCCTCAACTATAACAAACTGTCTAATTCTATACCAACCATCATTTTATACGTATCAGTTTTAggtttaaacaaaatattaacgAGCGGATTGGCCAAATGATACCATGACTGATAGCAACCGATTAAAAGATACTTGAAAAATGAAAGCCTTTTCAAACTTGGAAGAAAGGCCTAACATTTACTCATGTAAGAATTTATAATACGAGGCTTTAATGAATATAATTTGTGACAAATACTAGTACTATACAAGAATTCAACATTAAAGAAGTTCTTATAACTTAATACTATAGGTAACACGGTGGGAAATTAACACCATATAGTGAATGGGGCTTTCACGGTGTGCTCCAACCCGCCCTCATTATGGTCCAAAGGGTGGTGATCATAATGTTTATTTGTTAgagcttttgtttttttaatatttttgaactttattatGGTGCAATGTGAGTAAAAAGGCATTCGAAATGATGCTGATGTGGTAAGTTATTTTAATCAGAAGTAGAATGTCTATTTTGctaattataactttttcttaCTGGCTTAAACCTAACTGAAACTTACATATACAATTGTCTATAAATTTCTTCTTTCCATTGAATATGCAAAAATGTAACATTTTCCGGCTCCCCTAAATCCCATTTAAATAAAACACtaagaacaaaaaaataatatagtatACATCTATTCTTACATTTGGGGTTGACTAAGAATTGTGCCGATctacaataataaaaagcaTCAAGGCTTTGTATTAGCTATATAAGATATATGTTTCTTGCAACAGGTAACAACCAACAACATAAACATAACCATGAAACACGACATTTTGAGTAACAACAATCCATACTAAACAACCACCACCAAAGATAACAAGATTTGGACCTCATTCAATCTTTATCTTCCTAATCCAAACCCCAATATAGTAGCACCAAAAATTTACCTCAACCGTCTCTGTGAGACATACCATCAAACACCTTGAAGGCAAAATCAGAGAAAAAGACATAGTATCATTACCTTATTAGACTTGCCTTCAATTATGAACATAATTCTTGAAAACCTGCTATATTCTTGCTTCCAAACAGCTGAAAAACCAAACTACCTGCAAAACATCAACAGAAAaaccaacaacaacaatgaaATCCTtaaaaaaggtaaacaacatTGATGAAATAGAGATacatagatgatgatgatgatgatgatgatgataggagaaaaagaattatatatacacaaagaaAACAGATGAAAACtttaccataaaaaaaaaacagcattCTGATGGAATTGAGTTATAGATGGGTGAGTGACTGAGTGAATTGGCTGCTGGGAATTGGCTCCTGTAGAAGCTTAAACGCTTCCCTGACCCGCTTTCAGAAGCGATCATCCTCTCTTTTCTTCCGTTCCTCCTCTACTTTCATTCTATCCTCATCAATTTTTCTCATCTGCTCTTGCTGCAGCAAGAGCATTTGATCAAGCTTGCTAAACGCCATTTCTGACCCACTCGAACCACCATGGCTAGAAGTCGCATCTGAACCACTTGAAAATTTCCGACTAACATTACGACCCGGTGGTCTTCAAATTGGGTCGTCTCTAAACAACCGGTTCATCGCCACCTCCGGGTCTACACTCGTCTTCCCTGTGCGGCCCATCATCACCCAAATCGACATACTCAATACTATGGTCTTGCCAAAAGGCGGGACAATCTTTCAGCACATCGTAGCACGCCTCATACTCAAATCGGGGAGGTCCATGAATCCTACTCATGAGCTTCATTGTACACTTGTTTTTCGTCTGCACCGCTCTGTCGTCCTTGCTTAAGCAGTCTCTTCAAGATTGCTCCAAACTGTTTACAAGTTTTCTTGATCTTGTTCCATTTCCCTTGTAACCAACTCTTGTTGCGCTCTCCCGCTGGGGGTCCTTGTTGAACCATTCGATCACTTTAGACCAAAACATTGTCTTATCTTGGCTAATCCTAACAACTGAATCCTGTGAAGCATGTGTTCACGCCTTAGACAACAAAACTGCCTCCGCCATGGACCACTTCGCCTTCTCCGCTACAGCAACCCCTTTTTGGGTCAATCGCTTTTGGGGTGCAGGAACTTCTTCGAATCCTTCCTCTGCAGAGGCGACATTAGTTCGTGGCGGTTGAGAAGAAGTCTCACCTACTGGCCTCTGGTAGGATTGACTCGCAGCTCAAAATTCACGAAATTGTTGCAGTAACATGAACTGCTGAAACTCTTTGTTAACCAGGGGCGAACCTAACAAATTCGAAAATGATTGGTTCAGTAAACCAAAGTTGCTAGAGGTCCCCGTCATATTAGACGACGACATGGACGGGGGAGATCCCACTGGTAGACCTCCCATATGAAGAAGCGCATCAAAATCAACATCGAGAGTGTTTTGGTATTGGTTTGAAAGGTTTTTGATGATTCTCCTAGGCATTTTGGTGGATGAAATGTTGAGAGAAAGTATAGTTTTTGAGTAAGAAATTAGAAAATGTAAGTGAAATGTGAAGAAATGGTGGTGAAATGTGAATAAAAGGTGTTATTTaaataggaagaaaaaaaaagaagaagagaggaaCGGACGCATAATCTCCACTGCGTCTAACAATGGAAGAAAGGaaacaaagggaaaaaaaaaagaagaagagaggaaCGGACGCTTTTCTCTTTAAATCCGATTTTCACTTATAAACTGACCCATTAATATTGTTATatgattaaaacatgtttataaacataaaaaaaatgataatattgacACAAGTTTACTTACCAAATTCTTCCACAAGGCCTCGAATCCGAATTTAACCCGAAAATGGCTATTTCTTGCACTTGAAGATTCCAACTTTTTATATGatgattaaatgatgataatgatgatgaatttaATGTAAATCTAACTTGAACAACACTTATTGGGTGAAAGAATTTAGAGGGAGAGAGATAGAGGATACTTGCATTTAATTGGGTGAGAGAAAAATGGATGAAGTGTgggtgaatgaatgaatgaggGTGGATGGGAGTGATTGGGTGTTGAATAGGGTTGGATCATTGGGCGGCTCATGGTGGGTCGACCCATGGATCACCCGATTACGTTTCTAGTTCACTTATAAGTCGTATCGCATTTTAAACCGATCAATACGTTCACATAGCTTCGACTAGCATAAATACACGTTTATAGttcacaataaataaataaactatttaaattaactaaagCAATAAATCATTTAACACGTTTGAGTCAACGGGTCAAGAATCAATTAAGCCGCAAAATCATGgaattaaatcaaaattaatcaCGTTTAATTCAAGCCAAAAATCGCGAATGTTACACAAAACTAGATGAACGTTTCAGAGTCATATTTAAAAAAGTGAGCTCCTTACAACCTATTCTAGACAAAAACAATACCCAATGGTAAATATCCTCACCATCCAATACCTCATTATGTATCGGTATACGAAGAACAAACTTTGTTATGGGGCCTTTGAGATGAAGGAGAAGCCTACCTTTTATATCCCTCTCACTATACTTATTTTCCTTTCCTAGTCCTGGCAAGTACAAAAAGAACTCGTAATCAAATACAAGTTCAGTTAGCAAAGTCCACTTGAGCCTCCAATTTTTGGACAAGACGCGCCCCAGTCCACTTGAGCCTCCAATTTTTGGACAAGACGCGCGTCAGTCTTCACCGCATCTTGTATTGGCAAACGATCTAAAATATTAGTAATGATACAAGAAACGCGCGGATGAGTTTCAAAGTTTCAATTCTTTCCTTCCACTGATGGAAAACGAAAGGAAATAGATGATGATGCCACTCAATTACCGATTTACAGGGGacttaaaaacaaattaaaccacgttttattttttttttacccctaAAACCAaccaaatttatttttgttttattatcaagtgtgaattactttattttgtttttttgtgtgtttttgttagATGTAATATGAGGTACAAGGTCTTGTGAATTAGAagttttgtatatttatcaaaattagcATGCTAGTGACCATTCATTTATGTCAAAATTAACATGATACCACATTTTAGCTAAAAAGTCTAATctttaaatcaaaatataacCGATTAGATATTTAGATACATACAAAGTGTAAAGTGTTACTGTTAAGGTACATAAGGTGGGCCAGTTTTATACCCATACACACACCGTACCAGAGAGTCCATTACAAAAATAATCACTACCGCAACTTAAGCAAAAGATTAAACTTAAGATTACATAAAAGTGCTGCCACACAAAACtatagaaaatatatagatGATAAGTTCCCAACAGTAAAACTAGTGGAGCTTGATTTCGGCTGCAGGGGAGGCACGGCGGAGCGTCAACAACTTTGTAGCGAACAACAATTTTCCATTTTCACCACCAAACATTAGACTTGAGAGGGGATGAATATCCATGTTCTTTAGCGAAGGGGAACAAGCAAGTATAGACTTTATTAGATATACTTCATTTTCTGAACCTCTAAAATATGAGAATTCACAATCTGTAGTTGCAGTTGCTCCATGGTGTGGTAGTCTATTTCTGATAAACAAAAAGCAGGCAGTTCAACAGATTTCTTATATGCAGCCTGCAAACGAAAGTAGTATTTAGGTACATACttattaaattttgttaccACCATTGCTACATAAAAAATACTCACCCCAATCATAAGAAATTTCAAATTTGGGGAGCCCCAAATCATTTCAAAAGCACATGACAACATGCTACCGCTACCAAAATCTATCGAATATATAATAAGATTCTTGAGGGTGGGAAAGGCAGTCGAGACCCACTTTCTAGTACCAGTTTCTCGGCGGAACTATAAGAGACAAAAATCCAATTTCAATAGTTAGACTTAGACATTTCATACAGGTTTGCTGCATTAAACTAAAAGCAAAGTGAATCTCAAAGACCAACTTTCCATAATGCCATACCTTGCAACATCGGAAATCCAAATGAAGCTCTTCAAGCTTTGGAAGAAAACCCCCAAGCTCAAAGATGTCAGAACATGTAATCACTATATTGTCAAGGTAACATAGTGGAAAAAATAAGGCTTTGAGATTTTTAAGAGTTGCGATCTCGGCTAGTTTTACCTTTTCTATAGGCTCGGGATACCGAATAATAAGAATCTCAACTAAGTGACACCGGCTAATAAGTTTCCAACATCCACCACTTCCAAATGTTACCCGCTGCAGGTGTAAGCTTAAAATATTTGGAAAACCACAATCATCAGGTGCGGGATGAAAATAACAGTTTTGAAGCTTTAAATGTTTCAACTCTAGTAAAGAGAAAATATGGGTAGGCAACGTAAGTGGAATTTCATGCATATTAATAATACTGAACTCCTTGATTCCTTTTTTCGATAAGAACAAAACCCAATGATTAATATCCTCAACATCCAATACGACGTTATTTGGTATATAGAGATCAAACTTTGTTATGGGACCCTTGACATGCAGGAGAAGTCTACTTATATTCTTCACATCAAAACACCAATATCCAACTCGTCCTTGAAGATACTCAAAGAATCTCTTATCAAATATGAGTTGGGTGAGCATAGTCCACCTGTACCTCCAGTTTCTTGACAAGATATCAGTCCTCACGGCTGCTTCTAGTGGCAAACGATCCAGGATATTAGTTATCACATTATCCGGCATACTGCTGATTACATCTTCCGGTTCTGATTTGGATGCTTTACCTGTCCTGTGTACCTGTTTCATTCTACTGAAAGAAGACATATATAAGCCATATAAATATCATTTGATGGACAAACTTCTAGTGGGCCAAAATAGTTTTTACCAAATTCAATTTAAAGTAAACCCCAACAACCCAACCCAACGAAGGAAGACGATGGATGAGATGTAGGCATCCACATGGATATTACGTCCACATCAAacatatattcatttatattaataaatccTTTTTTGAACAGAATGTCAACGTTTAAATGAAATTGAAACTTAATTTGTGACAAAATTTGAGGATCTTCAAGATAAATATTTACAGATAACAGATTAACTATGTTTGTTACATCAATAATATTTCGCCGACAATGTTATACAATAGCAATAAACTTTGACAGATTGtctattaaataattatttactGTACTTTATTTTACTGGCTAAAACCTAATTACAGTAAAACCTAGTTATACGATTGCCTATTAGTTTCTTCTTTCAATCGTATATGCAAAAATGTAAGATAGGCTAGATATATTCCAACATTTGGAAGAGGGGGATTGACTAATAGGCCTTAGTTGTGACAATCtaacataataaaaagtatCAAGGCTTTGTATTagctataatcatgttttttgcaGCAGCTAACtaacaacataaacataaatacgAAGTCAGAAAATCTTAGTGTAACCATAGTGCTTAAATTCCAAAATTATGTCTTGTGGAAAACTGGAAGTCCtaattcattattttatttcacCTAAAAAGCTACTCGTAAAAGAAACCACATAAATAACTTATTTCTTAGTGTAACCATCATACgatataagaaaaaaacactTGTTCAAAATTCCCCTTTGTTATACAGGAAAACATGAAGTGCGATATTTTGAGTAACAACAAGCACCAAACATAACAGATTTGCAACACAAAAAGTTTAGCTTATTCGCATACAATCAAACACCTTGAAGGCAAAATCAGACAAAAACAAGTATCTATTATAATCATTATAACTAGAAGATGTTTGTAGCTTAAGAAGATGTTTGTAGTCTCGGAGGTTCATAACCGGTTCACGGTAGCTTAAGAAGATGTTTGTAGTCTCGGAATTTCATAACTTTAAGCTTACAAACACATCCTCTATTATCATGAATGCAAACAAGAAGCATACATTGGCTTGGGTATTTGACAGTCAAACAAGAGTAACTTCATGAGCATTATGAACATCCTCCCTCAGACTTATGTTACCAAATCTATGCATTCAAGCAACAAGTCAACAATGCTCCTGTATATGAAAGTCTTCATTTTCAAGCTTAAATTCTTTCACAACAATACCAGTGCTTTCATGAGTTGATGTTTCAGTAATATCCCGTAATGATGCTTTCATTAGTGACAAAGTCGGGGTGCATGATCAGACCAACTATAATCTCCTCATCTTGAACTCTATTTTGATAAAGTGATATGTAGCATCAAGTTTGGCCAGAGTGTttcatgaactttttttttttgcccacAATGTATCATTGCTCTAAACTGAGCTTTCAAATCGACTATCTAGAAGGGTACACCATTTTGTACAGAATCAGACTCAAGAGTCATTGACGGTGCACATTTAGTTATCTGCTGACGTATGTACACATGGGCCAAGACACTAAAGTATCTATCTGCTACACCATAATCGGGAGAGTAGCACTCTGAGGATATGTAAAAGAGGGTGTAAAGATGGGTGACCCGACACCTAGTCCAGATTAGAATCAACCCGGCAATTGACCTGTATGTGTGCATCCATTTGATGTTTTGGACCTTCAAATTTGGCGTAGATCTTCCtcagtttattaattttttatttatttattttttcttggcGAGGGGACGTTATTGACCAGGAGCAGGTAACTGTTCTTTCTTAGGTGAGCCTTTGGAGCTGGTTAGACCGCTAATGCATCCTTCTCGAATAAAACTTCAAACAACACACCACCAAAAGAGAAGATGCCTGACTTATGAGTCAACCTTCTAGTATTTTCATAAGCAGGGTCCTTATACTATAACGAGCCTTTGTATTTATCGGCGAGGTAAAGCTGATTACTTTTAGTTGTAACAGCTAATCCAAAACCATGTAACTCTGGTTCCACACTTATCCCGACGAATAGACATcctatatacatatgtatatccCACCCAAATGTATGTATACAATCACGGA
This window contains:
- the LOC122584560 gene encoding F-box/FBD/LRR-repeat protein At1g13570-like, with protein sequence MKQVHRTGKASKSEPEDVISSMPDNVITNILDRLPLEAAVRTDILSRNWRYRWTMLTQLIFDKRFFEYLQGRVGYWCFDVKNISRLLLHVKGPITKFDLYIPNNVVLDVEDINHWVLFLSKKGIKEFSIINMHEIPLTLPTHIFSLLELKHLKLQNCYFHPAPDDCGFPNILSLHLQRVTFGSGGCWKLISRCHLVEILIIRYPEPIEKVKLAEIATLKNLKALFFPLCYLDNIVITCSDIFELGGFLPKLEELHLDFRCCKFRRETGTRKWVSTAFPTLKNLIIYSIDFGSGSMLSCAFEMIWGSPNLKFLMIGAAYKKSVELPAFCLSEIDYHTMEQLQLQIVNSHILEVQKMKYI